The Medicago truncatula cultivar Jemalong A17 chromosome 7, MtrunA17r5.0-ANR, whole genome shotgun sequence genome includes the window aaactaagagacaaaaatatataattcacgGATGAAAGTTAATGTTTACACACTCTCTTTCCTCTTGATACTGCCTTGCCATCCCCCCACCCCCCACATTTGTTTCTTCATAAATTATTATACTACATAAAAGAACTAGAAAGATTCGATCAGTATCCGAATTTTATTCTACTGTGTATctatctaaataaataaatagaaaatgaaaaaaagtagGTTATTTTCTTGATTTGTTCTAAGAGATTATCCCTCGTgtcaaaaatgaaaacaaatagagaaaaaaagcCGGCTATTGGAATCGAACCGATGACATTGTATGACACACCTCAACATAGCCTTCCAGTAACTTGCCTAAAGATAAATCTGCGTCTTTGAGACGTGGAGCGGCCCAACCATCATTTCCTGCATGAATCAAATAACCAGAGAACTTAGGTTAAACACGTACTTGAATTCTTGTCTAAACTGCAGTGTGTATTAGCAGAATGATATCATGATATGGTACAGCGCGAAATTGGAAATTTCTTGGTCCAATATAAGAAACACAACTGAGAGCATTTTGATTAGAATTGGgtcaaatcaattattttattatatatggtTTCATTACTAAGAATAATAgttgaacatgtttttttttattttttatgtatatagcTTTACATGTGTTTTGTGTTCAACCTTTATGCCTAATAGCTTCAAAGTGCTTTATTTGTAGGCTGAACTTTCATACACTAAAGATTTTAAATGGCATATTTGTGTTGATACTCAATTAAAAGGAAGATTATGTTGACACACATCTCCCTTGCGTGTTTGAAGTCACTTGTTGAACAAGTGTTATCATACCCTGAATTCTTGTTAAGGACTAATCGTCTCGAGAGCAAAGATGACTTCAAACAACGGTTCAATAAACAGTCCCCTATCTTTCAACGGCGAAAGGTATggttattgaaaaaagagaatgaaaatTTTTCATCGAGAGAGTAGATTGTGATATTTAGAATGCTATAGGAAATGGTTCAAGATGACTTGAAAGTAAAAAAGGTGAAAAGTAGAGGAAAGGTCTTGTCTTGAAAGCAAATATCAACGAAAGCAAATAAGAATACAATGATAACCTTGATGAAAATGAGGAAGGTATGAGAAAAATGGTTCGCAAGTTCGAAAAATAGATGAGGCATAAAtgcaaagaaaaggaaatattaaGTTCTCATACAAAAAGAAGGGCTTATATCGCCTGGGATGACAAAGACATAAACTCATCCGATTAATCAAAAAATGAAGTAACATATCCATGTTTTATGTAAACCATGAGGAAGATGAGGTGAACTTTGCTGAAACAAAACATCAagtatattaaattttttattgtatatttaaatttataaaatcacaattttgGAAATCCTTCAAGGATTCTTTAATAGTAAATCTTAGTTCTTCATGAACTATATCTAAAATCTTCATAAACAATCAAGAAAATTCTTTGTATGAGTGATCCTTCAAGtatccgtaaaaaaaaaaataatagttcttCAAAGGAGTTAAGGTATGTAGAAAGTCATAGAGAAATTGTTAGGGTTTGGTTCCTTGTTGGGATAGGACAAGGGAATCCTCCTTTAAGAATTTAGAGAAAGAGACTGGAATAATTTTCTGCTCCTTTATTTCATGATTCAATTTGGTTCTTATAGCCACAGAGTATTGATCTAATGGCTGTCATACAATTGATCATAAGGCTGCCCTTGCTTTAGGGAGACAACTAACGGCCTAGTGCCAGCAATTAAATATAAGATAGAGTACAAACAGATGGAATCAGACACATTATTTGTCAGCTAGCGGTGACTTCTCCCATCCTTTGCATTTGAACCGCCACTCACACATAGTCCTTGAGGTGAGCTGGCTTCTTGATGAGTCTTTTGGGCTTAGTGTTCAGTTGGGCTGCAGTTGGAGTTGGGCTTTGGCTAACATCACCTGGGTCTGGAAAAATcaccttgtcctcaaggtgATATTTCTGTTGAAGCATGTTCCAATCCTCCCAGCTAGTATCCTCAGGGGCGAGCCCTTTCCATTGAACCAAGACCATAGGAGTAGGTGGATCGGTAGTAGTGTCCAGCTTTTGATTAATTAGTGCAAGCGGTTCAACCAAGGGGTGGTTCTCAATAGCAGAAGGTGGCAGGTCATTGGAGTATGTGACAGGTCCATGATGTGGTTTGAGGAGAGAACAATGGAAGACGGGGTGAATTCTGGATTGTGGTGGTAATTCAAGACGGTAGGCAACCTTTCCAATGCGTTCCGTGATGCGGAAGGGTCCATAAAAGCGTTTGGATAACTTTGTGTAGGCAGCATCTGAGAGACTCTTCTGACGATAAGGGCGGAGGCGGACATAAACCCACTGTTCTGGAATAAATTCAACTTCCCTGCGTTTCTTGTCAGCAAAGTGTTTCATCTTATCTTGTGCCTTCAGCAGATTGCGGCGCAGTTTCTCAATGAGTTGTTGTCGGTTGTCCAGCATGGAATCTACAGCTTCAATTGTAGATGATCCCTGAAGGTACCTAGGAATAGAAGGTGGTTCTCTGCCAAAGGTAATTTGGAAGGGAGAGAACCCAGTTGAGGAATGCACTGAAGTATTATAGGACCATTCTGCCAAGGAGAGAAATTTCGACCATTGGGATGGTTTGGAGTGGACAAATGAGCGTAAGTATTGTTCCAAGACGCGGTTGTACACCTCTGTTTGACCATCAGATTCGGGATGATAGGAGGTGCTCATGCGTAGCTTAGTACCGCATAGAGAGAACAGGTCACGCCAGAATTTGCTGAGAAAAATTGGGTCCCTGTCGGAGACAAGACTGCGGGGAATGCCATGTAATTTGCAAATGTTGTTAAAAAAGATAGTGGCAACCCGGTGAGCAGTAAAGTTGGGTGCAAGGGGGGCTAAGTGGACGCCCTTGGAGAAGCGATCAACGACAACTAAGATGGCAGTGTGGGTATTGGACGGTGGTAAGCCGGTGATGAAATCTAGTGATAAGTCTTCCCAAATGGCATTTGGGATGGGTAGGGGTTGGAGAAGGCCAGGGGTTTTTCTAGTTTCATATTTCATCTGTTGGCAAATTAAGCACTCAGTAATGAATGTCTTGACATCATTACGCATGTCCTCCCACCAGAAATTGGTTTGTACTCTCGCAAGCGTCTTAGTGATACCCATATGGCCGCCCAAGGGGGAAGCATGGTATTCCTCTAAGATGGTTAAACGGAACGGCAGGTCAGGGTCCAACCAGATtctgtttttgtaaaaaatgagGCCATTTTGAATTTTGTGGTGTGGAAAAGATTGGGGTCTTTGTTGAATTTGAGTGAGCAAGGTGTTGAATGGTTGGCTAGCAGCCAATGCTAGTTTAAGATGCTCTAAGAAGGTGAAGTTTGgcatagagagagagagagagagagagagagagagagagattcatACCTGAGGTTGTCTCTGGATGGCGGGAGAGTGCATCGGCTACGACGTTAGTTTTACCGGACTTGTATTGAATTGAGTAATCATATCCCATCAGTTTTGACAAGTAGAGTTGCTGCTCTGGTGTTTGGATGACTTGGGTTAATAACTCTTTGAGGCTTTGGTGATCGGTAAAAATCACAAAGGGGTGGCCAAGTAAGTATTGGCGCCATTTCTTTACGGCGGTGGTGATGGCATGGAGTTCTCTGATGTAAGTGGAAGACCGTCGTAAGCGAGGGCAAAAGGGTTTGCTGAAGAAGGCGATAGGGTGAGAATCTTGCATCAGTACGGCGCCCATGGCCAGGCCGGATGCGTCTGTTTCCAAGACAAATGGTTTGGAGAAGTTTGGTAAGGCTAAGGTCGGAGTCTGGGTCATCGCTTTCTGGAGGGCTTGGAAAGCAGCAGTAGCTTCGTCGGACCAGATAAATGAGTCCTTACGAAGTAGATTGGTTAAGGGTAGTGCTATGGATGCGTAACCTTTGACGAATTTTCTGTAGAATCCAGTTAACCCAAGGAATCCTCTTAATTCAGTGACTGACTTGGGGAGGGGCCAGTTGAGTATTGATTGGATTTTGGAAGGTTCTGGGAAAACGCCATCAGTGGAGACCATGTGACCCAAGTATTCAAGTTGTCTCTGAGCAAATAGGCATTTAGAAAGTTTCAAGAAGAAATTGCCATTTACTAAGGTCTGGAATACTTGTTCCAAATGCTGAAGATGCTCCTTTAAGGATGTGCTGTAGACTAGTATATCGTCGAAGAAGACGATGACAAAGCGGCGGAGGAAGGGACGGAACAGGTCATTCATGGTGCCTTGGAAAGTGGATGGTGCGTTGCTGAGGCCGAAAGGCATGACTCGAAATTCATAGTGCCCTTGGTGGGTGCGGAATGCTGTATTTGGGATGTCTTCCTCATGCATCCGGATCTGGTGAAAGCCTTGTCTGAGGTCTAGTTTGGAGAACCATGAAGCTCCGCCAAGTTCGTCGAGTAACTCGTCGATGGTGGGCATGGGGAATCTGTCGCGGATGGTGATGTTGTTGAGTGCACGGTAATCGACGCAGAAACGCCATGTACCGTCTTTCTTTTTTACGAGCAGCACCGGTGAGGAGAAGGAACTATGGCTTGGTCGGATGATGTGGGCGGCCAACATGGTTTGAATTTGTCGTTCTATTTCGTTTTTCTGGAAATATGGGTAGCGGTATGGGCGGACATTGATTGGTTTTGAGTTGGGGAGTGTGGTGATGCGGTGGTCTGAGGGTCGTGATGGAGGTAAGTTGGTGGGTTCAGTGAAAACTGTCTGGAAACGATGGAGTAGGTTTTGGATTGGTGAGATTGGGTGTGGGTCGGGTGAGTTTTGGGTCGCAGGTCGGGTTACAGCTTGGATATGGAATAGTTCAGAAGCTGAATGGGTTTGGACACATCTTTTGAGTTGTTGGGCTGAGATTGCGTTGGGCACAGTTGGTTTGATTCCTGTGAGGGTAACTGTTTGGTTATTTGAGGTGTAGGAAAGTGTGAGGGAGGTATAATCCATGAGGACTGGACTGATAGATCTCAGCCAAGGGGCTCCTAACACCACGTCAGCTCCACAAAGTGGTAAGGAGTAAAAATCAATATTGAAGGTCTGTGTTTGTAATGAGATGGGAATGGATGAACATAAACTATGACATTCCAGTATGCTACCATTACCAACCATGACTTTAAGGGTATTTGTTGGATGTGAAGGCAACTCTAAAAATTTTGCTATACGAGTTTGCACAAAATTGTGAGTACTACCGCCATCGATAAGGACTGTAACTGGGTGGTTTGAGATGTGGCCTCGTATTCGAATGGTGGCTGGGTCGGTACCGCCAGAAAGGGCGTGAAAGCTTATGTGAGCCTCTTGGTCTGGTGGTTCAGGGATAATGGTGGTTGGGTTAATATCTTGGTCATTGGTAGTAGTGTCAGTTTGTGTAGGTGGGTCGGTGTCGAAACCGTCATCGGAAATGAGGAGGAAGAATCGGCCTTTGCACTTGTGTTGTGGGGTGAAGGTTTCATCACAGTTATAACATAGTCCCTTTTCACGACGAGAGGCCATCTCCTCCGTCGAGAGTTTGCGAAAATTGACACGTGAAGGGGTTGGAGCAGGGAGTAGCGGTGGTAAGGTTGAAGAGGAAGGAACCACAGAAAGAGGTGAGGGGTTGTGGAGCTTACCCTTAAAGTGGTGCCGGCGGTCTGTGAGTTTGTCTTCCTGGAGTTTTGCAAGGGCGGTGGCCTGAGAAAGGTTCATCGGTCGGAGAGCCTGAACTTCACGGCGGATATCCGGCGTGAGACCGGAGATAAAACAGCTCAAGAGGAACGGTTGTGGGAGTCCGACGATGCGATTTGCAAGGCGTTCAACCTCATGGAGAGATTGGTTGACAGAAGAACGTTGAGTGAGTTTGAACAGAGCACTGGATGGGTCGTCATAGTAGGATGGGGCAAAACGGGTTTCAAGGGCTTGCAACAAACCATACCAAGAAGTGATTTGTTGGTTCCTATGCATCCATTGGTACCAGCTCAGTGCTTGACCTTCCATGTAGAAGGAAGCAACGGTGAGTCTATCTTCCTCAGAGGTCTGATGGTAGTCAAAAAACTGGTTTATTTTGAATATCCAGCCCATTGCATCAGAGCCATCAAATCTGGGTACATCTAGTTTCATATGAGGAGGGGGTGgatttggtggtggtggaggtggtggtgatggtggaGATGGGGTGGTGGTGAGTATGGCGAGTTGGTTGAGGATGGTATCGACCTTTTCTGATAGTTCATCAAGGCGTTCTGAGTTTGTGGGTGCCATGGAAATAGAGTAGAGGCAATGAAAGCACCAATTTGTTAGGGTTTGGTTCCTTGTTGGGATAGGACAAGGGAATCCTCCTTTAAGAATTTAGAGAAAGAGACTGGAATAATTTTCTGCTCCTTTATTTCATGATTCAATTTGGTTCTTATAGCCACAGAGTATTGATCTAATGGCTGTCATACAATTGATCATAAGGCTGCCCTTGCTTTAGGGAGACAACTAACGGCCTAGTGCCAGCAATTAAATATAAGATAGAGTACAAACAGATGGAATCAGACACATTATTTGTCAGCTAGCGGTGACTTCTCCCATCCTTTACATTTGAACCGCCACTCACACATAGTCCTTGAGGTGAGCTGGCTTCTTGATGAGTCTTTTGGGCTTAGTGTTCAGTTGGGCTGCAGTTGGATTTGGGCTTTGGCTAACagaaattcttcaaaaaaaggtcCTAGACAAATGGACATCCAcatcatattaatattattcattCATAACACAAACAGATTTCTCTAATTGGCCCTACCACAATCCTTTTTTTTACGACAATGTTTATCACTATCTAAAATAGCATTCTCCAAAATATTAAGTTTTTCCCACATTGATCAAAAAGTATGCATAACCAGAAAACAAAAGTAGAAATAAATTTCATATCTTTGGCAGCACTATACCTTTTATCCGAAAATTCAAAACCTACACTCATACATACAGCCATTGAAAGTTACTGCCGTCTATCTTGTCTTGGGGGCTTTAGTCAATTTTATCCTTCTTTTCTTTGCAGCCTTGGAGATTTTAGttttccttttttctcttttcttctctttcatcttcttttcactttctttcctaGCTTTCTTCCTATCATCTTTCTTCTCAATAGGAGTCCTCGAAACACTTTTCTCAATAGGAGTCCTCGGAAAACTTTCAAAAGATGAAATCTCTTCAGGATCACTTTCGGAAGATGAAATCTCTTTGGAATCACTGTTGTTATCTTCGTCCTCACCGGCAACATCACCTTCTAAGAGGTTAGACTTATCATCAGAGACGACATGTGAATAATCTCTGATATCTAATTTCTGCTTTTGATGGTCAATGGTGCTCTTTATAAGTTGTACAGCCTCCTCAGCATTCTTAACATTAACTAGTGTATTCGCAATGTCAGACTGTAACAAGAGTTCAAGAAGATAAACAATGTCAGaatggagagaaaaataaaactcaatgtgctaaataaatagtaaatgtcCCAATACGACTGGTGCTTTTGATTCTTCAAAATACATTCTTAAAATCAACGATACTGGAGTGTTAAATAAAGtatgaattttacatttttatcatataaagtAAAATAGTTGTCATGCTTATACTCAACGAGTCAATGTAATTAAAATCGCAATCTTGAAAGTGGGATTGCCCCACAATTTCACGACTCGAGACCCTCACTATGTGAGGAGCAACTGTGTCACACATGGGATTGCCAGCAGGAGGGATCGTGGTCTTTTCCAGCATGATCATTGGATCGAAGGAGGAAAGCCTCGAACATTGACTTGATCTGATATCCGGGTCAGTATTTCACAAAACCTTCACCTCCCCCATCCTAGGTAGAATCTCAGCCTTCACGATATTGCTTATGctttttttctaattataaaaaaaaaaatgtaagaattgTTTT containing:
- the LOC120576913 gene encoding uncharacterized protein produces the protein MAPTNSERLDELSEKVDTILNQLAILTTTPSPPSPPPPPPPNPPPPHMKLDVPRFDGSDAMGWIFKINQFFDYHQTSEEDRLTVASFYMEGQALSWYQWMHRNQQITSWYGLLQALETRFAPSYYDDPSSALFKLTQRSSVNQSLHEVERLANRIVGLPQPFLLSCFISGLTPDIRREVQALRPMNLSQATALAKLQEDKLTDRRHHFKGKLHNPSPLSVVPSSSTLPPLLPAPTPSRVNFRKLSTEEMASRREKGLCYNCDETFTPQHKCKGRFFLLISDDGFDTDPPTQTDTTTNDQDINPTTIIPEPPDQEAHISFHALSGGTDPATIRIRGHISNHPVTVLIDGGSTHNFVQTRIAKFLELPSHPTNTLKVMVGNGSILECHSLCSSIPISLQTQTFNIDFYSLPLCGADVVLGAPWLRSISPVLMDYTSLTLSYTSNNQTVTLTGIKPTVPNAISAQQLKRCVQTHSASELFHIQAVTRPATQNSPDPHPISPIQNLLHRFQTVFTEPTNLPPSRPSDHRITTLPNSKPINVRPYRYPYFQKNEIERQIQTMLAAHIIRPSHSSFSSPVLLVKKKDGTWRFCVDYRALNNITIRDRFPMPTIDELLDELGGASWFSKLDLRQGFHQIRMHEEDIPNTAFRTHQGHYEFRVMPFGLSNAPSTFQGTMNDLFRPFLRRFVIVFFDDILVYSTSLKEHLQHLEQVFQTLVNGNFFLKLSKCLFAQRQLEYLGHMVSTDGVFPEPSKIQSILNWPLPKSVTELRGFLGLTGFYRKFVKGYASIALPLTNLLRKDSFIWSDEATAAFQALQKAMTQTPTLALPNFSKPFVLETDASGLAMGAVLMQDSHPIAFFSKPFCPRLRRSSTYIRELHAITTAVKKWRQYLLGHPFVIFTDHQSLKELLTQVIQTPEQQLYLSKLMGYDYSIQYKSGKTNVVADALSRHPETTSEEYHASPLGGHMGITKTLARVQTNFWWEDMRNDVKTFITECLICQQMKYETRKTPGLLQPLPIPNAIWEDLSLDFITGLPPSNTHTAILVVVDRFSKGVHLAPLAPNFTAHRVATIFFNNICKLHGIPRSLVSDRDPIFLSKFWRDLFSLCGTKLRMSTSYHPESDGQTEVYNRVLEQYLRSFVHSKPSQWSKFLSLAEWSYNTSVHSSTGFSPFQITFGREPPSIPRYLQGSSTIEAVDSMLDNRQQLIEKLRRNLLKAQDKMKHFADKKRREVEFIPEQWVYVRLRPYRQKSLSDAAYTKLSKRFYGPFRITERIGKVAYRLELPPQSRIHPVFHCSLLKPHHGPVTYSNDLPPSAIENHPLVEPLALINQKLDTTTDPPTPMVLVQWKGLAPEDTSWEDWNMLQQKYHLEDKVIFPDPGDVSQSPTPTAAQLNTKPKRLIKKPAHLKDYV